aaaataataataataaactgcATCTACCCCCCTTTCTTTAcccatttttattatataaactaGTAAACAATTTTTACTGAAAGGTTCACATATCCATACCACTAATGGCAAATATTATTATACAATAGATTTTTATTAAAAACACACAGAAGAAATGAAATGCAAAATACTTTGAATGTGTTCTTCAAAGGTTCACAAATCTATTTTGCTCTCCCCTGCTTCAATCACACAATCAATACTCTTTCATGGCTGCTTCCTCTTCCTCTTCTCCTCAAACAGACACATGCCTTAACTTCATCACTCATCTGCTCAAAGCTCCGAAAGAGGCGATGATGAGTGTCTTCTTCCATGATGAAAAACCGGAGCAACTTTCACAACCACTTTCTCCAGTAATAGCCTCTTCTTCCTCTTCTACTCGATTGAAGCATCAGGTTTTCTTGAGCTTCAGGGGTGAAGACGTACGCCTTAATTTCGTCGCTCATCTACTCAAAGCTTTGAAAGACACGGGAATGAATGTTTTCTTCGATGAAGAAAAACTAGAAAAAGGGGAGCAACTTTCGCAAGCACTTTCTCAAGGAATTGCAGCCTCAAATCTCTCAATAATTGTGTTGTCAGTAGACTATGCTTCTTCAAAATCATGCCTGGCTGAACTCTATGACATCATGCACCGCCAGGACACTCAAGGACATATTGTTCTTCCCATATTTTACCATGTTGATCCTTCTCATGTGCGGAATCTTGGTGGCAGTTTCAAAACATCCTTTGATGGCCATGAATCAAATAGGCTACCTCAAGTACAACGATGGAAAACTGCCTTCGCTGAACTCGGTAAATTAAAAGGATGGCATATAGAAGGAGGCAAATTCGACAGGTAACTATATTTCTCTCATCATCTTATATTAATAATCATTGTTTTAGATTtcgtatataattatatttttttattatttggtaGACCTGAAACTGAGTACATCAAGGATATTGTTGAATATGTTATAAAGAAGTTGATGAATAGCAAATTTAGAAGTGCTTCTGCAGAGTTGGTTGGAATAGATGATCAGAAAAAGACGATTTTGAGGCTAATTGAGCAGGAAGACAGTCGTCTTATAGGACTCTGGGGACAAGGTGGTATAGGCAAAACTACCCTCTCTGATGTTATATTCAATGAAATCTGTCATGAGTTTGAAGGTAAATACTTTGTTCTAAATGTTAGAGAGAAATTTAAAACACAGGGGATGGAATCATTACGAAACGAACTTCTTTCCAAACTGTTAAACCAAGAAATTCATGTAGACACCCCCTCaattggtcaaccttaatccaaGAGAGGCTAAACAATAAAAGAGTACTTGTTGTCCTTGACGATATTAATGACTCAGACCAAATAGATTGTTTTGGTGTTAAACAGTTTGGTGATGGAAGTAAAATCATTGTAACATCAAGGGATAGACAAGTACTTAAGAATGGAGGTGTTGACAAAATACACGAGGTAAGAAAGTTGAATAGAAATGACTCTCTTCAACTTTTTTCTACATTTGCATTTAAACAATTGAATCCCGCTGTTGATTTTCAAGATCTATCGAATAAGTTTGTAGAATATGCCCAAGGAAGTCCACTTGCGCTTAGAGTTTTGGGTTCAAAACTATATAAAAAGTCTAGAAAAGAGTGAGAAAGTGGGTGGATAAACTAAAGGAgtatgcccaaccaaaaatttcacagattTTGAGGAGTAGCTTTGATGACTTGGATGAACTAGAGAAGAATGTATTCCTTGATATTGCAATCTTCTTTAAAGGAAAACTCAAAAAAGATGTAGAAAAAATTCTAAGTTGTTGTTATAAGGGTTCTGTATGTGGAATAAGCAACTTGATCGACAAATGCCTGCTTGATAGCAAATATGAAGATGAACGGATTTTGATGCATGATATGCTTGAAGAGATGGGTAAAGACATTGTTCGCAAAGAATCTATAGACCCTGTAAAGCGTAGTAGGTTATGGAGTGCTAAAGACGTGTATGAAGTGCTCAGATATAATAAAGTAAGTCCAAACTATATttataatctttttatttttttatatatttgtgtgattttaattaaaaagtgtaaaaattcaattaattaagtGTCCTCAAAtgttaacatattttattttttgaaacttTTTTTAGAGTTTAAGTTTACTACACAAATCTCTGTGAATGACCAATGTCTTAGAATATATAACATTGGATATTCACAGTGGTATATTGAATTAGTATCTGCATtgctttagaaaaaaaaattaaacattttctAAGATATTTACTTTTATAATGGAATGCGTACTTTGTGTTGATAATTTACAAATTGATTTTTCTTGTTAGGGGATTAATCTAATTCAAGGAATAAAGTTAGACATATCTCAAATTGATAATCTACGGTTACATCATTCTATTTTTGAGGGCATGATTGATCTTAGAGTTATCTTCTTCTACACTTCCGATACGTTATGGGATAAGTGTCTGGCAGAGAAACTTCTTGCAGACCAAGTTGATAGTATATCTCTTCCTGATGAGTTAAGGTATCTTTGTTGGGATTATTGTCCCTTTAAATCTCTATCAAGTTTTAATTCAAAAAATCTTGTTGTGTTGAAATTATTACACGGCAGTATGGAGCATCTTTGGAATGATGATGATCATCAGATATATTCTTTTTTACTTCCTTcgtccaatttttttttaaaagttaaaaaataatttatataattgatATATCAATGAATAATTGATTGCACCATATTAGTAGTTTTTAGAAATAAATCTAAAagattgaattttattttatttattgaaaagaaaCATCATTTGATCGGGTGAATTTATACTCCGTAAACATCCAATatagatttattattattttattttcagttttGATACTGCCCAAAGTAATTATATATGGTGCTCTATATTTTTTCTTTGCACAGGTACTTGTTAATTTAAGGGAAATTGTAGTTGTTGGCTGCAAGAATTTAAGAAAGATCCCAAGTTTATTAGGAGCTATCAATCTTGAACTCCTTGATTGCTCTGATTGTAAAAGTTTGGTTGAACTTCCATCCCTCAATCATTTGGCATCACTTAAAAGGCTTCAACTTCAGGGATGTCATAAACTCAAGAAGCTTCCCGAGATCCCAAATAACTGTCCTTTTTTAGTATTACAGGAAAGTGAAATAGAAGAAGTGCCTGATTCAATTGAGCTTCTCATCGGACTTAAATGCTTGCACTTGATGTACTCAAAGGTAAAAAAAGTATCAAGAAATATTTCAAAGTTGGAATGTCTTAGTGCTCTGACTCTTGGTGATTGCCCATTAGTTGAATTTCCAGAAATCCCAAGAAGCTTAAGAGTATTGAACTTACCTGGAACTCAAATTGAAGAGGTGTACCTGTCTCTCGACTCTCAAAGTAATCTTCGGACCTTAAATATGAGTGGCTCAAGAGTAAAAAATGCATCCATCAAGATGGAATCCCTTCGTGATCTGAATCTTAGTGATTGCCCAATCGTCAAATTTCCCGAAATCCCAAGAAACTTGAGAAAATTAAACTTATCTGGAACTCAAATTGAAGAGGTGTCCTTGTCTCTCGACTCTCTAGGTAATCTTCAGACCTTAAATATGAGTGGTTCAAGGGTAAAAAGTGTATCGATCAAGATGGATTTGTTAAGCATTAGCCTGCAATGCAACATATGGCTAGCAAGTCAAGCAGCGGACCAAATGTCTGCAAAGAGAACCGAATGCAACAACTAGCTTAGGACCATTTTGTTCTTTTTGTTTCAATGTAACCAACTTCAGTTTGTTTATAACTTGTTGTCAAAGTTAGTAGGATTTGTTTTTTATTTGAAGTTGATGTAGTAGCTGATATGTCAGCTTACTTGTGTTTGTAATTCAAATTTGTATTAGTAGATTAGTGGGAGTTGTTAGCTCATTAGGTAATAGTGATTTTGACTTGTAAACTTTGTATTTAGTCCTTattatcaatgaatgatgtgtgtTGCTGATTTTATCCAAGTTTTGCTCAAGTTCTTTTTCATTTTTGCTCTCGGTTTCATTTAGTTCTTAAGCAAATTCATAGTTGTTTGTGTGTTGCTGCTGCCAATGTTCCAACAAATGGTATCAAGAGCCTGAGTCTTTGAGGACCTTCTCTTGGTGGTTGCTGTTTGTTTGTAAAATCGAGCTTAAGAAAGTAGGAAACCGAAGCTGCTGAACTTGTTATAGCAGGATGAGCTTCACACCACCTCCACCTCCTGTGTTCACTGGTGAGAACTACCACATTTGGGTGGTAAAAATGAAAACGTACCTTCAGGCACACGATCTATGGAGTGCAGTGGAGAATGATGCCGAGCCACCTCCATTGAGAGCCAATCCCACTGTTGCTCAGATGAGACAGCATGCAGAGGAGACTGCCAAGAAGCCTAAAGCCATGGCCTGCTTGTAGAATGGAGTATCTGATGTTATTTTCACTCGCATTATGGCATGTGACTCACCTAAGCAAGCTTGGGATAGGTTGAAGGAGGAATTTATGGGGTCTGAGAAGACTAGACAGCAACAGTTGATTAATCTAAGGAGAGATTTCGAAAATCTCAAGATGAAAGAAGCTGAGACCATTAAGCAGTATGCAGACAGAATAATGGCCACAGTGAACAATATAAGGCTGCTTGGTGTAGACTTTGCTGAAAGTAGGGTGGTTGAGAAGGTGATCACCACACTTCCTGAGAGATTCGAGTCTAAGATATCTTCATTGGAGGACTCGAGAGACCTCACAACCATCTCTTTATCAGAATTGGTGAACTCACTCTATGCTTTAGAGCAGAGAAGGGCTAATAGGCAGGAAGAAAATTCTGAAGGAGCCTTTCAAGCAAGGGCCAAAGAGAGCTCCAGTGCAAACCAAAGAGGCAAGAAGCCTTGGCTTGACAAGAAGGATAAAAACAGAAAGGATTCAAGCAAGAAGACCTACCCACCATGCACTCATTGCAAAAGAACCACACACTCAGAAAGAAACTGTTGGAGAAGACCAGATGTTCAATCTTTGGAAATGTAAGCAATATGGTCATGTTGAGAAAATCTGTAGAAGCAAAGGCAAAGCTCCACTACAGCAACAAGATCAGGCACATCCTGCTGAGGATCAACAAGCTCAGGAGGAGCATGTTTTCAGTGCATCTTCCCTTGCAACTACAAACATAACCGAATGTAGTTGGCTTGTAGACAGTGGATGCTCACATCACATGGCTGCTGATGCAAACTTGTTTAAGGAGCTTGACAGAAGTTTTAGCTCAAGGATCAGAATTGGCAATGGGAGCTGCATTGAAGCCAAAGGCAGGGGTGATGTGTTGATCAGCTCAAGTTCAGGTAACAAGCTGATTACTGATGTGTTGTATGTGCCCGATATAGACCAAAACTTGCTAAGTGTTGGTCAGCTGGTTGAAAAAGGCTATTCTTTGTCCTTTAGAAGTGGTTCCTGTGTTATTGAAGATTCTCTTGGTCAGGAAGTTGTCACAGTACCTATGGCAGACAAGTGTTTCATGTTGGATATTAGTCAGCTTGAAAGGAGGGCATATTTGAGCCAAAGTGATAGCGCTAGCCTATGGCACAAGAGGCTAGGTCATGCAAATTTCAGATCTCTTGATTTACTGTATAAGCTTGGTTTGGCAGAGAATATGACCAAGGTTGAGCCACTTGAAGGTGTTTGTGATGTTTGTCAACTTGGCAAGCAAGCCAGGCTTCCTTTCCCAGTTGGTCAAGCATGGAGAGCTCGAGAGAAGCTTGAACTGGTGCATTCTGACATTTGTGGCCCAATGAAGACCCCTTCACTAAATGGGAGTAAGTACTTTGTACTTTTTATTGATGATCTGACTAGATTTTGTTGGATTTTCTTCTTGAAACAGAAGTCTGATGTGTTTGAAGTTTTTGGAAAGTTCAAAGCCATGGTTGAAAATCAAATCGGTTGTAGGATCAAGACATTGAGAACAGATAATGGGCCGAGTATCTATCGATAGATTCAAGAGACTATGTGAAGCGGTGGGATCCATCATCGCTAACTACATGTACACTCCTCAAGAAAATGGAGTATGTGAAAGGAAGAATATGATCAGTAATGGATATGGCGGATGCTTGCTTGTTCCAAAGCAAGCTTCCAAACTCATTTTGGGCGAGAGGTCATCAAGCTCAGTGTACTGCTCAACACAGCTTCCAACACATCTTTGTCAAGGATAAGACACCTTTTGAAGCATGGTATGGACTCAAACCATCAGTCTCTCATTTGAAAGTCTTTGGATGTGTATGCTATGTCCTTGTACCTGCAGAAAGAAGGACCAAGCTCGAGGAGAGGTCTGTTCCATGTATTTTTGTAGGCTACAGCAGTGATAAGAAAGGCTACAGAATCTATGATCCTTCAACAATGAAGATTTTAGTGAGTAGAGACATCAAATTTGATGAAAAGAAGATTTGGAATTGGAATGGTTCAAATGCTAGTCAATTTGAAGAGGACTCAGTTGAGGACAACTTGGAGCTAGTTGAAAGTGAGCCTAGTAATAGCAATGTTGATGACCTTCCTGTGAGAGGTACCAGATCCATTGCTGATGTTTATCAGAGATGCAATGTTGCTATTGTGGAGCCTTCGAGCTATGAAGAAGCAGCTAAGGATGTGAATTGGAAGAAAGCTATGGAAACAGAAATGGACATGATTCAAAAGAATCAGACTTGGGACTTGGTTGAGAGACCAGAGAAGAAGGTTATTGGAGTTAGATGGGTCTTTATAGCAAAATTCAATGCAGATGGCTCATTGAATAAACACAAGGCAAGACTGGTGGTTAAGGGCTATAATCAGCAGTATGAAGTTGATTTTGAGGAGACTTTTGCCCCAGTTGCAAGATTGGACACCATCAAGCTGTTGTTTGCTTTGGCTGCACAGAAGAAATGGCAAATacatcaacttgatgttaagtcaGCCTTCTTAAATGGCTTTCTCAAGGAGGAGATTTACATAGAGTAACCTGATGGCTTCCAAGTCAAAGGTCAAGAAGACAAGGTCTATAGGCTGAAGAAGGCTCTGTATGGGCTGAAACAAGCGCCTAGAGCATGGTATGACAGGGTAGATGCTTACCTGTCTAAGCTCGGGTTTGAGAAAAGCCTGAGTGAACCAACCCTCTATGTGAAGAAATCCAAGGATGAAAAATTGCTGATTGTTTCAATCTATGTCGATGACTTGCTAGTGACTAGAAGCAAGGATGTTCTGGTCAATGAGTTTAAAGCACAGATGCAAGAAGTATTTGATATGACTGATTTGGGGGTCATGACCTACTTCCTTGGCATGGAAGTGAACCAGACTGATCGAGGGATATTCATTAGCCAACATGCATTTTCCTTGAAGATACTGAAAAAGTTTAGCATGCAAAATTGCAAGCCTGTAAGCACACCAATGGCTCAAGGAGAGAAGCTGTCAAGCATTGGTGATCATGCAAGGGTCGATGAGAAGGAGTACAGGAGTTTAGTAGGCTGCTTGCTCTATTTAACAGCAACCAGACCTGATTTGATGCATGCTGTAAGTTTGTTGGCAAGGTTTATGCATTGCTGTAATGTAATGCATTTCAAGGCTGCCAAGAGGGTGCTGAGATACATTAAAGGAACTCTGAGGTTTGGCATGTTATTTAAGAATGATGAGAAGCTGAAGCTGGTTGGTTACTCAGACAGTGATTGGGCTGGTTGTATTGATGATATGAAGAGCACTTCGGGGTATTTTTTCATTCTTAGCTCGAGTGTGTTTTGCTGGTGCTCAAAGAAGCAATAGACTGTCGCTCAATCAACTGCAGAAGCAGAGTAtatagcagcagcagcagcagtaaatcaagccatttggcttagGAAGTTGCTATATGATCTTAATGAAGAGCAACTTGAACCTACTGAAATTAAAGTTGACAATTAATCAGCAGTGGCTATTGCTAAAAATCCAGTCTTCCATGGTAAGACTAagcattttaaaatcaaatttcattttGTTAGAGAGGCTGAGCAGACAGGAGAAGTTAGTCTTGTTCATTGCAGCTCACAAAATCAATTGGCTGATATCTTGACTAAGCCACTTGGTACAACAAGGTTTGAGAACTTAAGAAGTAAGATTGGTATGTGTTGCATAcagtccaaggaggagtgttaagcattggcctgcaatgcaacatatGGCTAGCAAGTCGACAAGCGGACCAGCGGTCTGTGAAAGAAACCGAATGCAACAACTAGCTTAGGACCATTTTGTTCTTTTGTTTCAATGTAACCAACTTCAGTTTGTTTATAACTTGTTGTCAAAGTTAGTAGGATTTGTTTTTGATTTGAAGTTGATGTAGTAGCTGATATGTCAGCTTACTTGTGTTTGTAATTCAAATTTGTATTAGTAGATTAGTGGGAGTTGTTAGCTCATTAGGTAATAGTGATTTTGACTTGTAAACTTTGTATTTAGTCCTTattatcaatgaatgatgtgtgtTGCTGATTTTATCCAAGTTTTGCTCAAGTTCTTTTTCATTTTTGCTCTCGGTTTCATTTAGTTCTTAAGCAAATTCATAGTTGTTTGTGTGTTGCTGCTGCCAATGTTCCAACAGGATTCCCTTCATAGTCTAGATCTCAGTCATTGCCCAATGGTCGAATTCCCAGAAATTCCAGGAAGTTTAAGAGAATTAAATTTATGTGGGACTCAAATTAAACAAGCGTCCTTGTCTTTAAACTCTCTAAGTAATCTTGAAAACTTATATATGTGCGGCTCAAGCATTCAAAAGCTAGAGTGCAACATTTTCAGTTCGAATGAGATTCCAACTTCACCAATCTTTAGGTTTATAAGCTTTGATACTTTGGCAGTAGAACATTGCGAGAGTCTTAAATTACTCTCAGAGCTTCCACCATATATTCGACACTTGGAATCACATGGCTGCACATCATTAGAAAATGTATCATTTGCAGATCACTATTTATATGATCTTGATTCTTTAGAAGATGAGATAATGTTTGACATGTTATTCTATAATTGCTTCAGCTTGAATCAAGAATCAATTGATAACATTGAGGCAAATGCCATGCTCAAAGTTGAATCCCTACTAAAGAAACAGAGCTGGACATAGGAGTTTTCTTATCTTCAATATGGATTATTTTGCTGTTTCCCAGGAAACAAAATTTCAGCAGATAAGTTCGAGCATCAGAGCACGAGTTCTTCACTAGTTTTGAAGATAGCTCCAAATGGGTCCAGTGGGAGAAGATTCTTGGTCTTTTCCATCTGCCTTGTGGTCGATCTCACGCGCTGCCACCACTACGGTGAAAGTTTTCAATTTATCTGCAAATACCGACAATAGCCGGTGGTGGTTGTAAACAGTTCATAAGTGAGTGGAGTTCCTTTATAGAGGATGAGACGGGGTGCAAGTGTATGGGTGATCATATGTTGATTCTGTTTAGTGAGGGTATGGTTAAAAAAGACGAGGATTATGCGGAggcttcatttaattttttttattttaacattgTACATATTTTATATGTTACTAATTTCTAATGTCACATGTGAAACCAATAATTAATCTTCCGCATTTTATAGGCGGGTAATCAAAAACCCCCCACCACCCATAAAAATATTCGTTTGATTATAAATCTCAAGCAGTAAGATCACAATGAATTAATTAAAA
The Gossypium arboreum isolate Shixiya-1 chromosome 10, ASM2569848v2, whole genome shotgun sequence genome window above contains:
- the LOC108471163 gene encoding disease resistance protein RPV1-like, whose translation is MAASSSSSPQTDTCLNFITHLLKAPKEAMMSVFFHDEKPEQLSQPLSPVIASSSSSTRLKHQVFLSFRGEDVRLNFVAHLLKALKDTGMNVFFDEEKLEKGEQLSQALSQGIAASNLSIIVLSVDYASSKSCLAELYDIMHRQDTQGHIVLPIFYHVDPSHVRNLGGSFKTSFDGHESNRLPQVQRWKTAFAELGKLKGWHIEGGKFDRPETEYIKDIVEYVIKKLMNSKFRSASAELVGIDDQKKTILRLIEQEDSRLIGLWGQGGIGKTTLSDVIFNEICHEFEDQIDCFGVKQFGDGSKIIVTSRDRQVLKNGGVDKIHEILRSSFDDLDELEKNVFLDIAIFFKGKLKKDVEKILSCCYKGSVCGISNLIDKCLLDSKYEDERILMHDMLEEMGKDIVRKESIDPVKRSRLWSAKDVYEVLRYNKGINLIQGIKLDISQIDNLRLHHSIFEGMIDLRVIFFYTSDTLWDKCLAEKLLADQVDSISLPDELREIVVVGCKNLRKIPSLLGAINLELLDCSDCKSLVELPSLNHLASLKRLQLQGCHKLKKLPEIPNNCPFLVLQESEIEEVPDSIELLIGLKCLHLMYSKVKKVSRNISKLECLSALTLGDCPLVEFPEIPRSLRVLNLPGTQIEEVYLSLDSQSNLRTLNMSGSRVKNASIKMESLRDLNLSDCPIVKFPEIPRNLRKLNLSGTQIEEVSLSLDSLGNLQTLNMSGSRVKSVSIKMDLLSISLQCNIWLASQAADQMMSFTPPPPPVFTGENYHIWVVKMKTYLQAHDLWSAVENDAEPPPLRANPTVAQMRQHAEETAKKPKAMACL